Proteins encoded within one genomic window of Rhododendron vialii isolate Sample 1 chromosome 1a, ASM3025357v1:
- the LOC131333977 gene encoding F-box/kelch-repeat protein At1g57790-like, producing the protein MADDADREIENSKESKKELNRDWASLPTDLLCLMLPHLFLGDIKRFHNVCRSWRLTPTLSVQSPVLMSIGNDNTRCKFFHPLYKSPYSMYIPELFGAVPRFCKDGWMLMSRGEHSMFFLNPFTKALINLPDLPDIYDFGGITFTSSPTSSDCMVFGIYVNHDEKFFSISTICRGEESWQVLHGENNSPFFLSHCNPVFHHGEFYCLGQHGNLGVYNPDEDYWTILDKPHRQQLDPFLSHEHNFLVECNGELLSVSLSFMGKSISVSKLDSVEMTWHKVDSLVDQMLFVSNTSSLSAMRVVQGMENKIYLPRVHEKCGAFYSLASRLFQTFGNDFSRKDWYGTWELLSCCWIEPKADTSYSKEELNWFEDA; encoded by the coding sequence TGGCAGATGATGCCGacagagaaattgaaaactcaAAGGAGTCGAAAAAAGAACTAAATAGAGACTGGGCTAGCCTTCCAACTGATCTTCTTTGTTTGATGCTTCCTCATCTCTTTCTTGGTGATATCAAGCGGTTTCATAACGTCTGTAGATCATGGCGATTGACTCCCACTCTATCGGTACAATCTCCGGTGCTTATGTCTATTGGGAATGATAACACAAGATGCAAATTCTTCCACCCACTTTACAAGAGCCCTTACAGCATGTACATTCCTGAATTATTCGGTGCCGTACCACGATTTTGTAAAGATGGTTGGATGCTTATGTCTAGAGGCGAGCATTCAATGTTCTTccttaatccattcacaaagGCATTGATTAACTTGCCTGATTTACCTGACATCTACGATTTTGGAGGGATAACATTCACATCCTCTCCGACATCATCCGACTGCATGGTTTTTGGCATTTATGTCAACCATGATGAGAAGTTTTTTTCCATATCAACCATTTGCCGTGGAGAAGAAAGTTGGCAGGTATTGCATGGTGAAAATAACTCGCCCTTTTTCCTCTCTCACTGTAATCCAGTCTTTCACCATGGAGAGTTCTATTGTTTGGGTCAACATGGGAATTTGGGAGTCTATAATCCTGATGAAGACTATTGGACAATCCTTGACAAGCCTCATAGGCAGCAGCTCGATCCCTTCCTTTCACATGAGCACAACTTTTTGGTGGAATGCAATGGGGAGCTACTATCAGTGTCTTTGAGTTTCATGGGGAAGTCGATATCTGTTTCGAAGCTGGATAGTGTTGAGATGACGTGGCATAAAGTTGACAGTTTGGTCGACCAAATGTTATTTGTGAGCAACACATCATCTCTTTCAGCAATGAGAGTGGTACAAGGAATGGAGAACAAGATTTATCTTCCCAGAGTCCATGAAAAATGTGGGGCATTCTATTCTCTAGCCAGTCGTTTGTTTCAAACATTTGGAAATGATTTCTCTCGCAAGGATTGGTATGGGACATGGGAGCTCTTGAGTTGCTGTTGGATTGAGCCAAAAGCTGATACTTCTTATTCCAAAGAAGAACTCAACTGGTTTGAAGACGCTTAG